A stretch of Lagopus muta isolate bLagMut1 chromosome 9, bLagMut1 primary, whole genome shotgun sequence DNA encodes these proteins:
- the LOC125697724 gene encoding ovotransferrin, with protein MKLILCTVLFLGIVAVCFAAPPKTAIRWCTISSLEEKKCNNLKDLTQQERITLTCVQKATYLDCIKAIANNEADAISLDGGQVFEAGLAPYKLKPIAAEVYEQTEGSTTSYYAVAVVKKGTEFTVNDLQGKTSCHTGLGRSAGWNIPIGTLIRRGAIEWEGIDSGSVEQAVAKFFSASCVPGATTEQKLCRQCKGDPKTKCARNAPYSGYSGAFHCLKDGKGDVAFVKHTTVEENAPDQKDEYELLCLDGSRQPVDNYKTCNWARVAAHAVVARDDSKAEDIWSFLSKAQTDFGVDTKSNFHLFGPPGKKDPVFKDLLFKDSAVMLKRVPSLMDSQLYLGFEYYSAIQSMRKDQLTPSPRANRIQWCAVGKDEKSKCDRWSVVSNGDVECTVVDETKDCIIKIMKGEADAVALDGGLVYTAGVCGLVPVMSERYDDGSQCGRAEAQPASYFAVAVVKKGSDVNWNNLKGKKSCHTAVGRTAGWNIPMGLIHNRTGSCNFDEYFSEGCAPGSPPDSRLCQLCQGSGEIPPEKCVASSHEKYYGYTGALRCLVERGDVAFIKHSIVEENTGGKNKAEWAKDLRMDDFELLCTDGRRANVMDYRECNLAEVPTHAVVVRPEKAKKISELLERQEERFGVNGSEKSKFMMFESQTKDLLFKDLTKCLMTLRPGVTYKEFLGDKYYNVISSLNACNPSDLLQVCTFLQNNSTPFPQRTARRCPSAPRCPSAPREELQPPRGELRSAPALRAEQTNKRWLLSDSLPSLPLFLTDYNSQQTPRRSDTGRDRKWRVKPEVVWRGRKPRSGDVCVQAVMAGAVEPYLDSLRRELQSPGPAALSVLLALIVVALTLLLWRLAQGARSSRRAVLLLGLCDAGKTLLFARLLTGKYRDTQTSITDSSAVYRVSSDKSTNVTLIDLPGHESLRLQFLERFKAAARAIVFVVDSVAFQREVKDVAEFLYQVLVDSTVLKNAPALLIACNKQDVTMAKSAKLIQQQLEKELNTLRVTRSAAPTSLDASGTGGPAQLGKKGKDFDFSQLPMKVEFVECSARGSKGEEGDADFEGLEKWLAKIA; from the exons ATGAAGCTCATCCTCTGCACCGTGCTGTTCCTGGGGATAGTGG CTGTGTGTTTCGCTGCTCCCCCCAAGACAGCCATCAGATGGTGCACCATATCCTCtctagaagagaagaaatgcaacAACCTCAAGGACCTCACGCAACAAGAGAGGATTACATTGACCTGTGTGCAGAAAGCAACGTACCTTGACTGCATAAAAGCCATTGCG AATAACGAGGCAGATGCCATTAGCTTGGATGGCGGTCAAGTGTTTGAGGCAGGCCTTGCCCCATACAAACTGAAGCCCATTGCTGCTGAGGTTTACGAACAAACTGAAG GCTCCACAACCAGCTACTATGCTGTGGCTGTTGTGAAAAAGGGAACCGAATTCACCGTGAATGACTTGCAGGGCAAGACCTCCTGCCACACAGGGCTGGGCAGGTCTGCAGGCTGGAACATCCCCATCGGGACGCTCATCCGCCGCGGGGCCATTGAGTGGGAAGGCATAGACTCAGGCTCAGTGGAGCAAG CGGTGGCCAAGTTCTTCTCTGCCAGCTGCGTGCCTGGTGCCACCACCGAGCAAAAACTGTGCCGACAGTGCAAAGGGGACCCCAAAACCAAGTGTGCCCGCAATGCACCTTATTCTGGATATTCTGGAGCTTTCCA TTGtctgaaagatggaaaaggaGACGTGGCTTTTGTGAAGCACACAACTGTTGAAG AAAATGCCCCAGATCAGAAGGATGAGTACGAGCTGCTGTGCTTGGATGGCAGCCGGCAGCCTGTGGACAATTACAAGACCTGTAACTGGGCCAGAGTGGCTGCTCACGCCGTTGTAGCTCGGGATGACAGCAAGGCTGAAGATATCTGGAGCTTCCTCTCAAAAGCACAG ACTGACTTTGGTGTGGACACCAAGAGTAACTTCCACCTCTTTGGGCCACCTGGAAAGAAGGACCCAGTTTTCAAAGACTTGCTTTTCAAAGACTCTGCCGTAATGCTGAAGCGCGTCCCCTCGCTGATGGATTCTCAGCTCTACCTGGGCTTTGAGTACTACAGTGCCATCCAGAGCATGAGGAAAG ATCAGCTGACTCCCAGCCCCAGAGCAAACAGGATCCAGTGGTGCGCAGTAGGCAAGGATGAGAAGAGCAAGTGTGACCGCTGGAGTGTGGTGAGCAACGGGGACGTGGAGTGCACCGTGGTAGACGAGACAAAGGACTGCATCATTAAGATCATG aaaggtgAAGCAGATGCTGTTGCCCTTGATGGAGGTCTGGTCTACACGGCTGGTGTCTGTGGCCTGGTGCCAGTGATGTCAGAACGTTATGATG aTGGAAGCCAGTGTGGCAGAGCAGAAGCACAACCAG CATCATATTTCGCTGTGGCTGTCGTGAAGAAAGGCAGCGATGTCAACTGGAACAATCTGAAGGGCAAGAAGTCGTGCCACACCGCTGTGGGGAGGACTGCTGGCTGGAACATCCCCATGGGCTTGATTCACAACAGGACAGGGAGCTGCAATTTTG ATGAATACTTCAGCGAGGGCTGTGCTCCTGGGTCTCCTCCTGACTCTCGCCTCTGCCAACTGTGCCAGGGCTCTGGGGAAATCCCACCGGAGAAGTGCGTTGCTAGCAGCCACGAGAAATACTATGGATATACTGGAGCTTTACG GTGTCTGGTTGAGAGGGGTGATGTGGCCTTTATCAAGCATTCCATTGTGGAGGAAAACACTGGCG GCAAAAACAAAGCTGAGTGGGCCAAGGATCTGCGGATGGACGACTTTGAGTTGCTGTGCACTGATGGGAGACGGGCAAATGTTATGGATTACAGGGAGTGCAACCTGGCTGAGGTTCCGACCCACGCTGTGGTTGTGCGcccagagaaagcaaagaaaatcagtgagctgctggagagacaggag GAACGGTTTGGAGTAAATGGAAGTGAGAAAAGCAAGTTCATGATGTTTGAGTCTCAAACCAAAGATCTTCTGTTTAAAGACTTAACCAAGTGCCTGATGACACTCCGCCCAGGAGTGACATACAAGGAGTTCCTCGGAGATAAATACTATAATGTGATTTCCAGCCTCAATGCCTGCAACCCATCAG atctCCTCCAGGTGTGCACCTTCCTTCAGAACAA CTCCACGCCGTTCCCTCAGCGCACAGCTCGGCGCTGCCCATCCGCTCCCCGTTGCCCATCCGCTCCccgtgaggagctgcagccgccacGAGGGGAGCTCCGCTCGGCTCCCGCTCTCCGGGCCGAACAAACCAACAAACGCTGGCTGCTTTCGGACAGCCTTCCATCCTTGCCCCTTTTCCTGACGGACTACAACTCCCAGCAGACCCCGCGGCGCAGCGACACGGGGAGAGACCGGAAGTGGCGTGTGAAACCGGAAGTAGTGTGGCGCGGCCGGAAGCCGCGCAGTGGGGACGTGTGCGTGCAGGCGGTCATGGCGGGCGCCGTGGAGCCGTACTTGGACTCGCTGCGGCGGGAACTGCAGTCGCCCGGCCCTGCCGCTCTCTCCGTTCTTCTTGCCCTGATCGTCGTCGCCCTCACGCTCC TGCTCTGGAGGCTCGCGCAAGGCGCAAGGAGCAGCCGCagggccgtgctgctgctgggcctcTGCGACGCGGGAAAGACGCTGCTGTTCGCCCGG CTGTTGACAGGCAAATATCGAGATACGCAGACCTCCATAACCGACAGCTCTGCCGTTTACAGAGTGAGCAGCGACAAG AGCACTAATGTGACTTTAATCGATCTCCCAGGCCACGAAAGCTTGCGGCTTCAATTCTTGGAGAGGTTCAAGGCTGCAGCCAG GGCCATCGTGTTTGTGGTTGACAGCGTAGCCTTCCAGAGGGAGGTGAAGGATGTGGCTGAGTTCCTGTACCAGGTCCTGGTTGACAGCACTGTTCTCAAAAATGCACCCGCGCTGCTGATCGCTTGCAATAAACAAG ATGTCACAATGGCAAAGTCTGCAAAACTTATTcaacagcagctggagaaagagCT caaCACCTTACGAGTGACCCGCTCTGCAGCCCCCACCAGTCTGGATGCCTCAGGGACTGGGGGCCCTGCCCAGCTGGGGAAGAAGGGCAAGGACTTTGACTTCTCTCAGCTGCCCATGAAGGTGGAGTTTGTGGAGTGCAGCGCTCGTGGCAgcaagggagaggagggagatgCTGACTTTGAGGGCCTTGAGAAATGGCTGGCCAAGATTGCCTGA